A stretch of the Bradyrhizobium arachidis genome encodes the following:
- a CDS encoding glycerate kinase, whose protein sequence is MKDQRLLLRAIVDAAIAAAHPDVVLAPYLPVAPKGRLICLAAGKGAAAMAAAAERHYLDALKLDPDRLIGIATTRHGHRVPTRCVEVVEAGHPMPDEAGLESAERTLQLAQSAREEDLVLVLLSGGGSANWIAPANGITFSQKLHLTRLLLRSGARIDEINVVRKHLSRIKGGRLARACWPAEVVALAISDVPFDDPSSISSGPTVPDQTTLADALAVLERYGLVPDEAIGRALHDPQNESCKADDPCFARMRLELIAKPRDSLDAAIATARKAGYEIIDLGADLEGEARDVAADHARLALQARLEGRRVAILSGGELTVTVRGNGRGGPNQEYALALALGLNGESGIAALAADTDGADGGGGAASDPAGAIVDEQTLSRAKSHGLDARTFLGNNDASAFFAETGDLLHTGPTLTNVNDLRVILVE, encoded by the coding sequence ATGAAAGATCAACGCCTTCTGCTTCGCGCGATTGTTGATGCCGCGATCGCCGCCGCCCATCCCGATGTCGTGCTGGCCCCCTATCTTCCGGTAGCCCCGAAGGGGCGTTTGATCTGTCTCGCCGCCGGCAAGGGAGCCGCAGCCATGGCGGCAGCGGCCGAACGGCATTACCTGGATGCGTTGAAGCTTGATCCGGATCGACTGATCGGCATCGCAACAACTCGGCACGGTCATCGTGTGCCGACAAGATGCGTCGAGGTCGTCGAGGCTGGGCATCCAATGCCCGACGAGGCAGGGCTGGAAAGTGCGGAACGGACGCTGCAGCTTGCCCAGAGTGCCCGAGAGGAGGACTTGGTATTGGTGTTGCTGTCCGGTGGTGGCTCCGCCAACTGGATCGCACCTGCAAACGGCATTACCTTCAGTCAGAAGCTGCATCTGACGCGTTTGTTGTTGCGCTCGGGCGCGCGGATCGACGAGATCAACGTCGTCCGAAAGCACCTGTCGCGTATCAAAGGCGGACGTCTCGCGCGTGCTTGTTGGCCGGCCGAGGTCGTGGCGCTTGCAATCTCCGACGTGCCATTCGACGATCCATCGTCAATTTCGTCCGGACCGACCGTGCCGGATCAGACAACGCTCGCGGATGCGCTGGCGGTGCTCGAAAGATACGGCCTTGTGCCAGATGAAGCGATTGGTCGTGCGCTCCATGACCCGCAGAACGAGAGCTGTAAAGCTGACGATCCGTGTTTCGCCCGTATGCGACTGGAGCTGATCGCAAAGCCCCGCGATTCGCTTGATGCCGCTATCGCCACGGCAAGGAAAGCTGGTTACGAGATCATCGATCTCGGAGCTGATCTTGAAGGTGAAGCGCGCGACGTCGCAGCCGATCATGCGCGCCTGGCGCTTCAAGCCCGGCTGGAAGGAAGACGCGTCGCGATACTGTCGGGTGGAGAGCTGACCGTCACCGTTCGCGGCAATGGGCGTGGCGGACCCAATCAGGAGTATGCACTCGCGCTGGCCCTCGGTCTCAATGGCGAAAGCGGCATCGCAGCTCTTGCAGCAGACACCGATGGTGCAGATGGCGGCGGCGGAGCAGCATCAGATCCTGCTGGCGCCATTGTTGACGAGCAGACCCTCAGTAGAGCCAAGTCGCACGGCCTCGACGCACGGACGTTTCTTGGCAACAATGACGCAAGCGCCTTCTTCGCAGAGACTGGCGATCTGCTGCACACTGGTCCGACGCTGACGAATGTCAACGATCTCAGGGTGATCCTGGTGGAGTAG
- the gcvA gene encoding transcriptional regulator GcvA, with protein MTHLLHLRAIQIFEAAARLGSFLRAADELRVTPSAVSHQIRSLETTLGVQLFHRINRAVMLTDVGRKYADEISEALGRIEAASQTVARKGKSDILTIHSVPSFASQWLMPRLSRFGALNPEIDLRLNASGDAADLGGDAVDIDIRYGTFVPAAYLGVDSFPLETIVALCSPKLMKGASRIRTPADMKKHVLIHSEVNLYRWKHWAEDAKVELDLERGPRFDRSFMAISTAVDGLGVCLESRLLVQRELESGRLVMPFGANGARMLCHSLVYRRSRTNVPKIATFRKWMSQALRETET; from the coding sequence ATGACCCATCTGCTCCACTTGCGCGCCATTCAAATCTTCGAAGCCGCCGCGCGTCTTGGCTCCTTCCTTCGCGCCGCCGACGAGTTGAGGGTGACGCCTTCCGCCGTGAGCCATCAGATCAGGTCACTGGAAACCACATTAGGCGTACAGCTCTTTCACCGGATCAATCGGGCGGTCATGCTGACCGACGTCGGTCGAAAGTATGCCGACGAAATATCCGAGGCGCTCGGACGCATTGAAGCAGCAAGCCAGACTGTCGCGCGAAAAGGCAAAAGCGACATTCTGACGATTCATTCGGTCCCGAGTTTCGCGAGCCAGTGGCTGATGCCGCGACTCTCCAGGTTCGGTGCGCTCAATCCGGAAATCGATTTGCGATTGAATGCGTCGGGCGACGCTGCCGATCTCGGAGGCGATGCCGTGGACATCGATATTCGATACGGCACGTTCGTGCCGGCAGCTTACTTGGGTGTCGATTCGTTTCCGCTCGAGACAATCGTCGCGCTGTGCTCGCCGAAGCTCATGAAAGGCGCTTCACGGATCCGAACGCCGGCTGACATGAAAAAGCATGTTTTGATCCACTCCGAGGTCAATCTTTATCGGTGGAAGCACTGGGCAGAGGATGCAAAGGTCGAGCTGGATCTAGAGCGCGGCCCTCGTTTTGACCGCTCCTTTATGGCCATCAGCACTGCCGTTGACGGGCTCGGCGTATGCCTGGAAAGCCGACTGCTCGTTCAACGCGAGCTCGAAAGCGGCCGGCTAGTCATGCCTTTCGGAGCGAATGGAGCGCGTATGCTGTGCCACAGCCTGGTCTATCGCCGCTCTCGCACCAACGTACCCAAGATCGCCACGTTCCGGAAATGGATGTCGCAAGCTTTACGTGAGACTGAGACATAG
- a CDS encoding NAD(P)-dependent oxidoreductase — protein sequence MSMTRDNKNSDRSEANNIGFIGLGSMGSRMAAHLCARGYRVRGHDVRAEARAAFEKEGGIWADAAKDAALGADFLVLMVVNVGQAEQLLFEAGVLDALPKESGVVLMATCPAADVERISKAVAKAGRSFVDAPVSGGVAGAASATLTIMAACANETFARAKPVLQAMGDKVHHVGSSPGQGALVKTINQLLCGVHLAAAAEAVSLGAQADIDPQVLINIFSESSASSWMLRDRGSRMIAGEPQVTSAIDIFVKDLGIVLDAGQRLKAPTPLASIAQQMFLAVSGQGFGQVDDSQVVRAYRAMTSVSGR from the coding sequence ATGAGCATGACCCGGGATAACAAGAATTCGGACCGATCCGAAGCAAACAATATCGGGTTCATCGGCCTTGGATCCATGGGCTCAAGGATGGCTGCACATCTCTGCGCTCGCGGTTATCGAGTGAGGGGGCACGACGTCAGAGCTGAAGCTCGCGCCGCTTTCGAAAAGGAGGGTGGCATCTGGGCTGATGCGGCGAAGGATGCTGCGCTGGGCGCTGATTTTCTGGTGCTCATGGTGGTGAATGTTGGCCAGGCCGAGCAACTGCTGTTTGAGGCGGGTGTTCTTGACGCGCTGCCGAAGGAAAGCGGCGTCGTTCTCATGGCGACTTGTCCAGCGGCAGACGTTGAAAGAATATCAAAAGCGGTCGCGAAAGCCGGGCGCAGCTTCGTTGATGCTCCCGTGTCCGGAGGAGTCGCGGGTGCGGCTTCAGCTACGCTCACCATCATGGCGGCCTGCGCCAACGAAACGTTCGCCCGCGCCAAGCCTGTTCTTCAAGCGATGGGAGACAAGGTGCACCACGTCGGGTCGAGTCCTGGGCAGGGTGCGCTGGTCAAGACGATCAACCAGCTCCTGTGCGGCGTGCATCTGGCAGCAGCCGCAGAAGCGGTCTCGCTCGGTGCGCAGGCGGACATAGATCCTCAGGTCCTGATCAACATCTTTTCCGAATCCTCAGCTTCAAGCTGGATGCTGCGCGACAGGGGCTCCCGCATGATCGCGGGTGAGCCTCAGGTGACCAGCGCCATCGATATCTTCGTCAAGGACCTCGGAATTGTCTTGGATGCCGGCCAGCGTCTGAAAGCTCCGACGCCCCTCGCTTCGATCGCACAGCAGATGTTCCTAGCGGTTTCGGGCCAGGGTTTCGGTCAGGTCGACGACAGCCAGGTCGTGAGAGCGTATCGCGCAATGACCAGCGTGTCGGGACGGTGA
- a CDS encoding alpha/beta fold hydrolase produces the protein MMRQANSHFADLTDVTLHYLTAGKGDPVVLLHGIPQSSHEWRFVMPRLADRYFVIAPDLRGLGDSTRPQSGYDKKTVAEDIWQLVNGHLGMKRFHLVGHDWGGPVAFALAAHHPEAVSKLAILDVTIPGDGGEMSQGGRRWHHPFYRTPDLPEALCAGREELVMNWFFENYGHRANCLSEDDKQEYYRTYKKLGAFRAMFGYYRAFAQDVADNQAILASQGKLKMPVLALGGEKAFGRGLETVESLKRVAENVRGGTIPDSGHWVAEEAPEFISEALLSFFAEKE, from the coding sequence ATGATGCGGCAGGCAAACAGTCACTTCGCAGACCTGACCGATGTTACGCTGCACTACCTAACGGCGGGCAAGGGCGACCCCGTGGTTCTCCTGCACGGGATCCCTCAATCATCACATGAGTGGCGGTTCGTGATGCCCCGGCTCGCGGATCGATACTTTGTGATCGCTCCGGACCTTCGTGGACTGGGCGACTCGACCCGTCCGCAATCGGGATATGACAAGAAGACCGTAGCCGAGGATATCTGGCAGCTCGTCAACGGCCACCTGGGAATGAAGCGCTTTCATCTCGTCGGCCACGACTGGGGTGGGCCGGTCGCGTTCGCGCTCGCTGCACATCACCCGGAGGCGGTGTCGAAGCTCGCAATTCTGGACGTGACGATTCCGGGCGATGGCGGAGAGATGTCGCAGGGTGGGCGGCGATGGCATCACCCGTTCTATCGCACTCCGGATCTTCCCGAGGCTCTCTGTGCGGGGCGAGAAGAACTGGTGATGAACTGGTTCTTCGAGAACTACGGCCATCGCGCCAATTGCCTCTCGGAAGACGACAAGCAGGAATACTACCGGACCTACAAGAAGCTCGGGGCCTTCCGCGCAATGTTCGGCTACTACCGGGCCTTCGCGCAGGACGTTGCCGACAATCAGGCGATATTGGCATCGCAAGGCAAGCTCAAGATGCCGGTGTTGGCGCTGGGCGGCGAGAAGGCATTCGGACGCGGACTCGAGACTGTCGAGTCGCTGAAGCGCGTCGCTGAAAACGTGCGGGGCGGCACGATTCCGGACAGCGGACATTGGGTGGCTGAGGAGGCACCGGAGTTCATCTCCGAGGCGCTGTTGAGCTTCTTTGCAGAGAAGGAATAG